In Prochlorococcus marinus str. MIT 1214, one DNA window encodes the following:
- a CDS encoding DNA polymerase III subunit delta', whose translation MDDFKNIYGQDLAIEILKSAISKEHISPAYLFSGPDGVGRKKTAKVFIKAILQNNQNQQSTIRKIESNNHPDLLWIEPCYMVQGKIISQTKASAESITIKSPPQIRLNQIKEIIEFLGKKPFESERSIVIIEDIERINESASNALLKTLEETNSGLFILITQRPEKLLSTIRSRCQFVPFIRLSDNVINKIIDQLEVVQKIDDIPLEKIKELIAFSYGSPGQYLKNIQCWLSISSPLRQKLDIQLTNQIELLQLAKEITDELNIEQQLWVIDFKQNRAWIKEKNSNIVRKLEELRKQLLKFVQPRLAWEVTLLEINLID comes from the coding sequence ATGGATGATTTTAAAAATATATATGGGCAAGATTTAGCAATTGAAATTTTAAAGTCTGCAATTTCCAAAGAACATATTTCTCCTGCTTATTTATTCTCTGGACCGGATGGGGTTGGAAGAAAAAAAACTGCAAAAGTCTTTATAAAAGCTATTCTTCAAAACAATCAAAACCAACAAAGTACAATCAGGAAAATAGAAAGTAATAATCATCCCGACTTATTATGGATAGAACCATGTTATATGGTCCAAGGTAAAATTATTTCTCAAACAAAAGCTAGTGCAGAAAGTATAACCATAAAATCACCTCCGCAAATAAGGCTTAATCAAATTAAAGAAATAATAGAATTTCTTGGGAAAAAGCCATTTGAATCAGAGCGAAGCATAGTGATCATTGAAGATATTGAAAGAATAAATGAATCCGCATCAAATGCATTATTAAAAACTCTTGAAGAGACAAATTCAGGATTATTTATTCTTATTACTCAAAGACCAGAGAAATTATTATCAACCATTAGATCAAGATGTCAGTTTGTCCCATTTATACGCTTAAGTGATAATGTAATAAATAAAATTATTGATCAATTAGAAGTTGTTCAAAAAATAGATGATATTCCTCTTGAAAAAATTAAAGAATTAATCGCCTTTTCATATGGATCTCCTGGACAATATCTAAAGAATATACAATGTTGGTTATCGATTTCAAGTCCGTTAAGACAAAAGCTAGACATACAATTAACCAATCAAATTGAGTTATTGCAATTAGCCAAGGAAATCACTGATGAACTGAATATAGAGCAACAATTGTGGGTCATTGATTTCAAACAAAATAGAGCATGGATTAAAGAAAAAAATTCAAATATTGTTAGAAAACTTGAAGAGCTTAGAAAGCAATTATTAAAATTTGTGCAACCGAGACTTGCTTGGGAAGTAACTTTATTAGAGATAAACTTGATTGATTAA
- a CDS encoding response regulator transcription factor, with product MKPCILLIEDDQDMRDLVAGHLEHTGFDVQKAEDGIKGQALALQYAPDLILLDLMLPKVDGLTLCQRLRRDERTSGIPILMITALGGIKDKVTGFNSGADDYITKPFDLEELQVRIKALLRRTNRAPLGSNNQQEILNYGPLTLVPERFEAIWFESPVRLTHLEFELLHCLMQRHGQTVAPSLILKEVWGYEPDDDIETIRVHVRHLRTKLEPDPRKPRFIKTVYGAGYCLELPTGDKISEIQPLIIQARETNSLKNNTDERVIA from the coding sequence ATGAAGCCTTGCATTTTACTCATTGAAGACGACCAAGACATGCGAGATCTTGTCGCAGGGCATCTTGAGCACACTGGTTTTGATGTCCAAAAAGCTGAGGATGGCATCAAGGGGCAAGCGCTAGCTTTGCAATACGCTCCTGATCTAATTCTTCTTGATTTAATGCTTCCCAAAGTTGATGGATTAACTCTATGTCAACGTTTAAGAAGAGATGAGAGAACGTCAGGCATACCTATTCTTATGATTACTGCATTGGGTGGTATTAAGGACAAAGTAACTGGTTTTAATTCTGGTGCAGATGATTACATAACAAAACCATTTGACCTAGAGGAATTACAGGTAAGAATTAAGGCCTTGCTAAGAAGAACAAATCGTGCTCCATTAGGCAGTAATAATCAGCAAGAAATACTCAATTATGGACCTCTTACGCTTGTCCCTGAAAGATTTGAAGCAATATGGTTCGAATCTCCAGTTCGTTTAACTCATTTAGAATTTGAATTGCTTCATTGTTTGATGCAAAGGCATGGTCAGACAGTTGCACCGTCATTAATTCTCAAAGAAGTTTGGGGTTATGAACCTGATGATGATATTGAAACTATACGTGTGCATGTAAGACATTTAAGAACCAAGCTTGAACCTGACCCAAGAAAACCAAGATTTATTAAAACTGTATACGGTGCAGGGTATTGTTTGGAATTACCAACTGGGGACAAAATAAGTGAAATTCAACCTTTAATAATTCAGGCAAGAGAAACCAACTCTTTGAAAAATAATACGGATGAAAGAGTGATTGCTTAA